The genomic DNA ATCAGCTATCTGGAAAAAAACGGCTTTATCAAATGCTTGAAAGTAACCCGTCGGTCAGGGTATGTTACCTATCCCCTCTATCGGCTCGAACTCAACAAAATTAAAGAATATAAGTTTTAAGGAGAAAAACATTATGAAATACGTTTACATGGTACAACTGGACCGGTCTGCAACGGATTCGGACAGCATTGAAACGGAATTATATGAAGATTATGACAAAGCCTATGACCGCTACAAGGATATCATCAGCGAACAACTGAAAAACTTTTGGAAAAACGAGGTCAATTTTGATACAGACGGAGATCCCGGCGAGGAATACGAGTTTTTTGAGGAAGATAACAACTCGAACGAATCCGACGTTTACTGGCATTTATCCTTGAAATACGATTACTATATTCACACCTTCGTTGACCTTATCCGCACTCCGCTTTATACAAAACGCTCGGACGAACCGCAATATATAGTCCGATACAAAGAAAATGAATATTCCTTTCGCTCCGGTGTTGCCGCTTATATCTTCCATGCCGGAATCTTGAACGACATGGGAAAACGAAAAGCAGATATATTACTCGAATACGTCGATCTTGTCTATGATTGTTATATTTCAGACGTCAACAACACGAATCTCGGAAAACTTGCCGATTATATTGCAGAGAACTGGAAATCGCTGCGGAAAACCGACAGATACGCGATCCTTGAAAAATACTATTCGGAGGCAGACCTATGAAAAAACTTGACGAACTCAAATTTCTGCTCGTTTCCATTCTTGCCATAAACCAAACGAGCGAACATAGGGACAGTGACATATCCTCTATCCTCGATTATGCTTTCCGCAGGTTATACGGCTCGAACACGAACCTTTTAACCCTCGCCTGCGTCGGCAAAACCAAAGAACAAATCATGCCCGAAGTACAAACACTTCTCGGCTATACTCAATACAAAAATTATTTGGAGCAAATAAAATGAAAACAAAAAGTGAAACACTTACGGCGGAAGCCGTGGAACTGTTCGGGCAGAAAGCGCTCTTTACGAACGAACGCATTCCCCTATCCGATTTACCGAAAGAACTGCACCGATACGAACTGCGCGACGACGGCAACGGAAACTTTGCGACAGTTGAAAACAACGTCATTATAAACTTTGCAGGCACGCTTGTTACGAAATCCCCTCTCGATCTCGGAGAACACGGCTATTGCAAAATCCTTGACGACCAACCTGATCTGAACTTTTTGGGATATGAACAAACCCTCAAAGATTTTATGGAGGAAAATCAATGAAACCCTTTAAGACGCAAGCGCATATTCATTCTCTGAACGGAGAAATGGACGAGATCACCGTTTTGGAAGAAACGGGCAACAATGAATATCTTGTAGACTATCGCGGAGTGAAATGCTCCGCGATTTTTAATTGGTACAACTGTACCTATTACGCGGACGACGTGTACGGGAGGAAAAAGGATTGAAGACGATCTTTTATTATTACAACAGATATGCAGGGCTTGTATTCCGATACAGCGACGGAAACGGCGGACATATCGAACAATGTTATATGTTCTATTCCTTCCGCGATGCTCTGCAAAAATTCCGCAAAGAGTTTGGATTGCAACGAAAGCATATCCGGTTGGTAGATTTATATAAGGAGCCGCTCACATGCTCGACGAAATCCAAGAAATGATCTGGAACGCACTTATAAAAGAAAACGGTGAGACCGTAGCGCGGCTGTTTACAAACTTCTACGGCAACCAACTGCTCGACGAGGAATTTTTCGAGTTTTTGCAACAGGAAGATATTATTTGAATAAGGAGATCATTCATGAAAAATTTATACGAAGAATTAAAAAACAAACACCAACAAGAAATGAACGCCTTTCCCATCGGCGCATGTTTCAGTCAAAAACAATTTGAAGAAATGATGCAAAAATGGGGCTTGACCGTACACGACACGGATAAGATCTGTTCCATCGGCGGAGGCTACTATGTCCGAAAATCCGACTATAAAGAATTTATCGCCATGGGAAAACGTTTTGAAAAAGAACGTAAAGACGCTATCGTTGCGGATAAAACCGGCGACGGATATATCTATCAGATGTTCCTCTATGAGCTTGCCAATCATGAATACTGCATTACCTATGATTATGAAGATACATTTGACGCGCTCGGGCTTACCGTGGACGAGATCAACGCGGACAAACGGCTTTTACACGGCTTAAAAAAGGCTACGCGGGAATACCTTAAACATTGCGAGGATTATTGATATGCGAAACGAAGAAACAGTCTTTTTCGATAACACAGACGATTACTCCAAGTATGATAACGCGAAACGAGCCGTTTACGAATCTTACTATGAAAGCCAAGACTGGACAAGCATCGACGAGGTTCCTTCCGGTATGATTTGGGAAGAGATCGCCGCACAGAACGAGGCGGACTGGGAATATTTTACCTGCGCGTTGAAACGGGAAATAGCAAGGCACTGTTTCCTTATTACGGGAACGTGCGGCAGATGGAACGGCCCCTGCTGTTGCGGCAACTTTATCACGGACTGGAACGATTTCCGCTCTTTTATTCAACACCTCGATACTGTAAAAATATACGAGCGGAACGGACATTTATATGTGGAAGGCTTTCATCATGACGGACACGACTGCTACGAACTCAAACGCCTTACGGATAAAGGCACCGAATACGCAGACCGCCACGGCTTTGCCCATGATAAAACCCTGCATCAAAATATCATGAAAAACAACTTTTATTCCGCTTTGCCGCGCCTTGCCGGGGTAATATTCGGGAGAGTGTATGAAACAATATCCGCGTAATCCTTATGGGTATAAAGTCTGTTATCAGGAAAAAGGCTCTTCCGTTTATATCCGATATTTCCTGACCTATACCTACAAAGACGCCGTTACCGTCAAACAGGGTTATATCCGTTACCCGCCCTCAGAACGGGACACAGACAGAAAACTGGACGATCCGCGCTGGTTCATCTTTCCCGTTACACGAAAAGAAGTCCTGCGCGGGATCTGGCGGGAGTGCCCTTTTTAGGACGCTCCCGCTCTTTTTATTCAAAAAAACATAAGGAGGATTTTATGCCGAAATTAAATCTCGAAACGAAAGACAAGGCGCAGGAACTCATCAAAGCATATCTCGAAACGAATGCGAGCGACGTTCTTGCCCAAAAGATCAATGAAGGCGTCCGAATACATAAAGACGGAAAGACGCTCGTCAATAAAAAGACGTTGGACGGCTTTATGGTTTATGCGGCGGACGAGGCGAAAAAAACTGCCGATAAAGAAGCGAACTCCGCCTATATCGATGATTCCACGGTGTACGGCTGGGCTATCCACTACTTTGAAGAGGATACCGTCGAAGGCACGCTCTACAACGAGGACGGCGCGGAATACAAACCGCCGAAACCGGTTACGCCTGCAAAGCCCGCGACGACTTACACGCCGCCCGCTCCCAAACCCAAACCGCAGATGTCGCTCTTTGAACTCATCGAAGAACAGAAACCCGAAAACGCTCCGAACGTTCCCGAACAAAAAACGGAAGAAGTCACCAATGATACGCCTCCGGACGAGGAATTATCCGCAGAAGAACAACGGGAGATCCTCGAAGAAATCGCCGCAAACGACATTGAAAGCCCTGCCGTTCAACCACAAGGCTCTCCGTTCTATCAGCGCTATATGCAGATACAAAACAAATACCCCGATCATATCGTCGCATTCAAACGCGGCGAGTTTTATGAAGTTTTAGGCAAGAACGCGGAATGGTTTGCCAAAGAACTATCGCTGCCGCTTTCAGAACGGGACTGCGGATTTTTGGAGCGCGTGCCTATGGTCGGTGTTCCCATTCACGCCGTTGACATCTATATAGCCAAAGCCGTACAGAAAGGCCTGAAAATCGCTGTTGCCGATTCACTCGGTGAAGTCAAAGAACTGCCGAAACCCGCCGCAGAACAGTCCAAAGGCTCTTCGATCTATCAGCAATACATGAACGCCCAAAGCAAGTATCCCGATTATATCGTCGCATACCGTTTGGGCGATTTTTACGAGATATTCGGGGAAAAAGCCAAACAGTTCGCCTGCGAACTTGACCTTACCCTAACCGGCCGGGATTGCGGGCTTCCCGAACGCGTGCCCATGGTCGGGTTCCCCTGCCACGCCGCGAATACTTACTTTGTAAAAGCCGTAAACAAAGGCTTAAAAGTCGCTGTTTTCGATTCGCCCGGCGACAATTCCATTGAACTGTATGAGCCGAAACAGGCCTTGCCGACGGAACCCGAAAAGCATTGGATCGACGAGAAAACCTATATCGATGACGACGGCATCGTGCACGATATTGAAACTGAAACCGAAGAAACTGCGCCCGCTTTCGATATGTCCGCCTTTGACACGGAAGCACTTGCAATGCTGGACGAATTGTTTGGAGAAATAATCGATTTGAGGTGATTTACTATGACAGAAAAAGATATTAAACCCATTCCGAATTATATCATGGACGAAATTTTTAAACGGGATATTAAAATCCACCCGTGGCAGGAAAGCATGGTACGATATTACGCTTATCTGACTATTTGGAAAAAAGAACTCGTGAAAGTGACCGTCGCGGTCACAACACAGAAAAAGCAATGGTGCTGCAAACAAGTCGCGGTACACGGCGTAAATTCCTCAAAATGCTTCGTCAAAGACATGGAATACAATTATTTTGGTTACGGCTATCGCGTCGGCTGGTTCACGGAAGAATTGCAGCCCTATCAAAAACGCTTTGAAGACGGAAAGTGGTACACCGCCGATACCAAATATTATGATCCCTACGCCCCGCTCATCAACAGAGGCGTCATTGCAAAGATCCCCGAATACAGATATAGCGCATATCAGCATTATTCGGGCAGGGATATCATTTCGTACCTGCGGATCTATTCACGGTTTCCGCAGACCGAGTATATGCTCAAAAACGGATTATGCGCCTATGCGGAGAACATAACCCTGCTTAAAAAGTTCGCAAAAGACAAAAAGTTCTGCAAATGGTTCATCCGTCACAGAAAAGAACTCGCCCTCCCGTATGGAAATACATACAACATAACTACCATACGGGAGGCATATAAAACGGACAGTCCGCTCAAAGAGGTCAAGCATTTCCTGTTCCGTAAAAAGCAGTTTGAACGGGAAACAAGGTTTAACCCTATCCGCACTCTTTTCCCGGGTTGGAAACTCCAAACTTATTTTGATTATTCCAACAAACAAAACATTACCGATAACTTGTACCTGGATTATCTGAACGCCTGTAATTACCTCGGCGTAGATATGTCGAAAAAGCAAAACCTGCTCCCTGCCGATTTTTACAAATGGCACGACATTCGTATCCGGCAGTATTCGGAAGCCAAAGCAATAGCAGCGGCAAAAAACAAACAGGAACTCATGCAAAAGTTTTCCGAGGTCGCGGAAAAGTATCTGCCGCTCCAGCATAATAAACGCAGCGCGTTTATCTGCGTTATTGCCAGATCCCCGGCAGACCTTATCCGCGAAGGCGAAAT from Candidatus Borkfalkia ceftriaxoniphila includes the following:
- a CDS encoding LPD28 domain-containing protein, translating into MKTKSETLTAEAVELFGQKALFTNERIPLSDLPKELHRYELRDDGNGNFATVENNVIINFAGTLVTKSPLDLGEHGYCKILDDQPDLNFLGYEQTLKDFMEENQ
- a CDS encoding DUF7659 family protein; protein product: MKNLYEELKNKHQQEMNAFPIGACFSQKQFEEMMQKWGLTVHDTDKICSIGGGYYVRKSDYKEFIAMGKRFEKERKDAIVADKTGDGYIYQMFLYELANHEYCITYDYEDTFDALGLTVDEINADKRLLHGLKKATREYLKHCEDY
- a CDS encoding MutS N-terminal domain-containing protein; its protein translation is MPKLNLETKDKAQELIKAYLETNASDVLAQKINEGVRIHKDGKTLVNKKTLDGFMVYAADEAKKTADKEANSAYIDDSTVYGWAIHYFEEDTVEGTLYNEDGAEYKPPKPVTPAKPATTYTPPAPKPKPQMSLFELIEEQKPENAPNVPEQKTEEVTNDTPPDEELSAEEQREILEEIAANDIESPAVQPQGSPFYQRYMQIQNKYPDHIVAFKRGEFYEVLGKNAEWFAKELSLPLSERDCGFLERVPMVGVPIHAVDIYIAKAVQKGLKIAVADSLGEVKELPKPAAEQSKGSSIYQQYMNAQSKYPDYIVAYRLGDFYEIFGEKAKQFACELDLTLTGRDCGLPERVPMVGFPCHAANTYFVKAVNKGLKVAVFDSPGDNSIELYEPKQALPTEPEKHWIDEKTYIDDDGIVHDIETETEETAPAFDMSAFDTEALAMLDELFGEIIDLR
- a CDS encoding PcfJ domain-containing protein; translated protein: MTEKDIKPIPNYIMDEIFKRDIKIHPWQESMVRYYAYLTIWKKELVKVTVAVTTQKKQWCCKQVAVHGVNSSKCFVKDMEYNYFGYGYRVGWFTEELQPYQKRFEDGKWYTADTKYYDPYAPLINRGVIAKIPEYRYSAYQHYSGRDIISYLRIYSRFPQTEYMLKNGLCAYAENITLLKKFAKDKKFCKWFIRHRKELALPYGNTYNITTIREAYKTDSPLKEVKHFLFRKKQFERETRFNPIRTLFPGWKLQTYFDYSNKQNITDNLYLDYLNACNYLGVDMSKKQNLLPADFYKWHDIRIRQYSEAKAIAAAKNKQELMQKFSEVAEKYLPLQHNKRSAFICVIARSPADLIREGEMLGHCVGRMDYDERFVQEKSLIFFVRTKEHPDRPLVTLEYSLKTYKVLQCYAEHNTQPNDDILHYVNKVWLPYANKTLKQIAA